The Glycine soja cultivar W05 chromosome 8, ASM419377v2, whole genome shotgun sequence genome has a window encoding:
- the LOC114422036 gene encoding uncharacterized protein LOC114422036, whose amino-acid sequence MLLQHSMFCAIPPSHFTPPLKQRNPSLHRLPSPRKPKASTLRISSLGAGFFDDIVQIAHNKVLIAAGVSVAIGQLSKPFTSVFLYGKGFDIRAVVQAGGFPSSHSSATVASATLFGLERGFSDPIFGLAVVYAGLIMYDAQGVRREVGIHAKTLNKILLQMQANSLHSKDRDNLINSQPGLSKPLKVGLDKSLLSQEATSLEPQETNRGLLVKSGSKIRQTDADEISSKLAIDGIPQLKESIGHTEIEVIAGALLGFLVALAVYNFK is encoded by the exons ATGTTGCTGCAACATTCTATGTTCTGTGCCATTCCTCCCTCTCACTTCACCCCACCACTCAAACAAAGGAACCCATCTCTTCACCGTCTTCCTTCTCCTAGAAAGCCCAAAGCCTCCACCCTAAGAATTTCCTCTCTTGGCGCTGGTTTCTTCGATGACATCGTCCAAATTGCTCATAACAAG GTTCTGATTGCAGCTGGTGTCTCTGTGGCGATTGGTCAGCTTTCTAAGCCATTCACTTCTGTTTTTCTGTATGGCAAAGGGTTTGATATCAGAGCAGTTGTTCAAGCTGGAGGGTTCCCTTCATCACACTCTTCT GCAACAGTGGCTAGTGCAACATTATTTGGCCTTGAGAG AGGCTTCTCCGATCCTATTTTTGGTCTTGCAGTTGTGTATGCCGGTCTCATTATGTATGATGCTCAG GGTGTAAGAAGAGAAGTAGGGATTCATGCCAAGACATTGAACAAAATACTGCTCCAAATGCAAGCCAACTCTTTACATTCCAAAGATAGAGATAATTTGATTAACTCTCAACCAGGACTATCAAAACCTCTAAAAGTTGGTCTTGATAAGTCCCTTTTGTCCCAAGAAGCCACTTCTTTGGAACCACAAGAAACAAATAGAGGTCTATTGGTTAAATCAGGAAGCAAAATAAGGCAAACAGATGCAGATGAAATCTCATCAAAGTTGGCCATTGATGGTATACCCCAACTAAAAGAATCTATTGGTCATACAGAGATTGAAGTCATAGCTGGTGCTTTACTAGGCTTTTTGGTGGCTTTGGCTGTGTATAATTTCAAGTAA
- the LOC114424452 gene encoding uncharacterized protein LOC114424452, translated as MKHKNKHRSKEIVEFVITQHKHIYRKMSGAQGAQPKESKTATTYESVEGGENRTRTDLLSREDQGCIQVEKLQEKVHDPAGKGGPVFGAGKDEDKQDLGVTGTG; from the coding sequence ATGAAGCACAAAAACAAGCATAGAAGCAAAGAGATTGTGGAATTTGTGATCACACAACATAAGCATATATATAGAAAGATGTCAGGGGCACAAGGAGCACAACCAAAGGAGTCAAAAACAGCAACAACATATGAGTCAGTAGAAGGAGGAGAGAACCGAACAAGGACTGACTTGCTTTCAAGGGAGGATCAAGGCTGCATTCAAGTGGAAAAACTTCAGGAGAAGGTCCATGATCCTGCTGGCAAAGGTGGTCCTGTCTTTGGTGCTGGCAAAGATGAAGACAAACAAGACCTTGGAGTTACTGGCACAGGCTAA